One window of Silvimonas iriomotensis genomic DNA carries:
- a CDS encoding ABC transporter substrate-binding protein, translating into MLCSTFSHASDKLVLGFAQVGAESEWRTANTESIKSSAKEAGVDLKFSDAQQKQENQIKAIRSYIAQKVDVIAFSPVVESGWEPVLREAKAAKIPVILTDRAIKVSDDSLYTAFIGSDFLEEGRRGGRWLEDHYKGAQGPINIAELQGTVGSAPAIDRHNGLMEVIKNDDRFKILASQSGDFTRAGGKQVMEAMLKSYGKQIQVVYSHNDDMAIGAIQAIEEAGLKPGKDIIIVSFDATKGGFQAMMAGKMNVSVECSPLLGPQLMETAKLVAAGKPVPKRIVTKETVFPMETAAAAFPSRKY; encoded by the coding sequence ATGCTCTGTAGCACGTTCTCTCATGCATCAGACAAACTGGTACTGGGTTTTGCGCAAGTCGGGGCAGAAAGCGAATGGCGCACCGCCAATACCGAATCGATCAAGAGCAGCGCCAAAGAAGCCGGCGTGGATCTGAAGTTCTCTGACGCGCAGCAAAAGCAGGAAAACCAGATCAAGGCCATCCGTTCCTACATTGCCCAGAAGGTCGACGTGATTGCCTTCTCGCCGGTGGTGGAATCCGGTTGGGAACCCGTTTTGCGTGAAGCCAAAGCGGCCAAGATCCCGGTGATTCTGACCGACCGCGCGATCAAGGTGTCGGATGATTCGCTTTACACCGCTTTCATTGGTTCTGATTTCCTGGAAGAAGGCCGTCGTGGTGGCCGCTGGCTGGAAGACCATTACAAGGGCGCGCAAGGCCCGATCAATATTGCCGAACTGCAAGGCACCGTGGGTTCCGCTCCGGCGATCGACCGTCACAATGGTCTGATGGAAGTGATCAAGAACGATGACCGCTTCAAGATTCTGGCCAGCCAGAGCGGCGACTTCACCCGGGCCGGTGGCAAGCAGGTGATGGAAGCCATGCTCAAGTCTTATGGCAAGCAGATCCAGGTGGTGTATTCGCACAATGACGACATGGCCATTGGCGCCATCCAGGCCATTGAAGAAGCAGGTCTGAAGCCGGGCAAGGACATCATCATTGTGTCGTTTGATGCGACCAAGGGCGGCTTCCAGGCCATGATGGCCGGCAAGATGAACGTGTCTGTCGAGTGCAGCCCGCTGCTGGGCCCGCAATTGATGGAAACCGCCAAGCTGGTTGCTGCCGGCAAGCCGGTGCCCAAGCGCATTGTGACCAAAGAGACGGTGTTCCCGATGGAAACCGCCGCGGCAGCCTTCCCGTCGCGCAAGTATTGA
- a CDS encoding ABC transporter permease, whose protein sequence is MNTATTEATGWHKALVRHPLFLPVLTLLVLLLVNRAFNAHFFHIENKDGHLFGSLIDILNRASPLALVALGMTPVIATRGVDVSVGAIVAISAATAAVLIGGQMHIVNGVEVYVSNVPLPVAIAGALAVGLLCGLWNGALVAYVGMQPIIATLILMVAGRGIAQLLTAGQIITIYYQPYFFLGAGFLGGLPFALYIVAAVGVVLWFFTQRTALGLFVTAIGINPTASYFAGIKARAIMLCVYGFSGLMAGAAGLIISSNVKSADGNNAGLLMELDAILAVTLGGTSLAGGRFSLVGSLIGALIIQTLTYTTYSIGVPPEANLVVKAVVVFIVCVVQSEPMRKLIIRDPILQGASR, encoded by the coding sequence ATGAACACGGCCACGACTGAGGCCACCGGCTGGCACAAGGCACTGGTACGACACCCGCTGTTTTTGCCGGTGCTCACCCTGCTTGTGCTGTTGCTGGTCAACCGTGCGTTCAATGCGCACTTTTTTCATATTGAAAACAAGGACGGCCACCTGTTTGGCAGCCTGATCGACATTCTCAACCGCGCCTCGCCGCTGGCTCTGGTGGCGCTGGGCATGACCCCGGTCATCGCCACACGCGGCGTGGATGTCTCGGTCGGCGCCATTGTGGCCATCAGTGCCGCCACCGCGGCGGTGCTGATTGGCGGGCAGATGCATATTGTGAATGGCGTGGAAGTCTACGTCAGCAATGTGCCGCTGCCGGTGGCCATTGCCGGCGCGCTGGCGGTGGGCCTGCTCTGCGGCTTGTGGAACGGTGCGCTGGTGGCATATGTGGGCATGCAGCCCATCATTGCCACGCTGATCCTGATGGTGGCCGGGCGCGGTATTGCCCAGTTGCTGACGGCCGGGCAGATCATCACCATCTACTACCAGCCGTATTTCTTTCTGGGCGCCGGTTTTCTGGGCGGGTTGCCGTTTGCGCTGTATATCGTCGCAGCGGTGGGTGTGGTGCTGTGGTTCTTTACCCAACGCACCGCACTGGGCCTGTTTGTGACGGCGATCGGCATTAACCCGACCGCTTCTTACTTTGCCGGTATCAAGGCACGCGCCATCATGCTGTGCGTGTATGGTTTTTCCGGGCTGATGGCGGGCGCAGCGGGGTTGATCATCAGCTCTAACGTGAAAAGCGCAGATGGCAACAACGCCGGCCTGTTGATGGAGCTGGACGCCATTCTGGCGGTCACGCTGGGTGGCACCTCGCTGGCCGGAGGCCGGTTCAGCCTGGTGGGGTCGTTGATTGGCGCACTGATCATCCAGACGCTGACCTACACCACGTATTCCATTGGCGTGCCGCCGGAAGCCAATCTGGTGGTGAAAGCCGTGGTGGTGTTCATTGTCTGCGTGGTGCAGTCCGAACCCATGCGCAAGCTGATCATCCGTGACCCGATCCTGCAGGGAGCCAGCCGATGA
- the yjfF gene encoding galactofuranose ABC transporter, permease protein YjfF, whose product MNKPSLSTRLTDPRTLPLLITLGLFLLMFGYGSVAYRGFFSAQVFCNLFIDNAFLLIVAIGMTFVVISGGIDLSVGGLVAVTTMISATLVQSHHWPIWVVTPLVLLLGALFGAFQGVLIQYFRLQPFIVTLGGLFLTRGLCFLINIESITISDPAYTAVSEFRLHLPYADISANVLIAAVVFIGAVWLGHYSEFGRVVYAIGGSERSALLMGLPVARTKVLVYTLSGFCAALGGVTFTFYMLSGYGLHAQGMELDAIAATVIGGTLLTGGVGYVTGTLFGVLILGVIQTLITFDGTLSSWWTRIVIGALLCVFCVLQRLLDSHASKRRTGRAAVGKTVAPAVAAGDATPAELVAHGQ is encoded by the coding sequence ATGAACAAGCCCTCTCTTTCTACCCGCCTGACCGACCCGCGCACGCTGCCACTGTTGATCACGCTGGGGCTGTTTTTGCTGATGTTCGGTTATGGCTCGGTGGCGTATCGCGGGTTTTTCTCCGCCCAGGTGTTCTGCAACCTGTTCATCGACAACGCCTTTTTGCTGATTGTGGCGATCGGGATGACCTTTGTGGTGATCTCGGGCGGGATTGATCTGTCTGTCGGCGGGCTGGTGGCCGTCACCACCATGATCTCGGCCACGCTGGTGCAATCGCATCACTGGCCGATCTGGGTGGTGACCCCGCTGGTGCTGTTGCTGGGTGCCTTGTTTGGCGCCTTTCAGGGCGTGCTGATCCAGTACTTCCGGCTGCAACCCTTCATTGTCACGCTGGGCGGCTTGTTCCTCACCCGCGGGCTGTGTTTTCTGATCAATATCGAGTCCATCACCATTAGCGATCCGGCCTATACGGCGGTGTCAGAGTTCCGCCTGCATCTGCCGTATGCGGATATCTCGGCCAATGTGCTGATCGCCGCCGTCGTGTTTATCGGCGCCGTGTGGCTGGGGCATTACAGCGAATTCGGCCGGGTGGTGTATGCCATTGGCGGCAGCGAGCGCTCTGCCCTGTTGATGGGCCTGCCCGTGGCGCGCACCAAAGTGCTGGTGTACACGCTCTCCGGCTTTTGCGCGGCGCTGGGCGGGGTCACGTTCACCTTCTACATGCTGTCGGGTTACGGCCTGCATGCCCAAGGGATGGAACTGGACGCCATCGCCGCCACGGTGATCGGCGGCACGCTGCTGACCGGAGGCGTGGGGTATGTGACGGGTACGCTGTTTGGCGTGCTGATCCTGGGCGTGATCCAGACCCTGATCACCTTTGACGGCACACTCAGCTCCTGGTGGACCCGCATTGTCATCGGTGCGCTGCTGTGCGTGTTCTGCGTGTTGCAACGGTTGCTGGACAGCCATGCCAGCAAGCGCCGCACCGGACGGGCCGCTGTCGGCAAGACAGTCGCCCCTGCCGTGGCGGCCGGAGATGCCACGCCGGCAGAACTGGTGGCGCACGGGCAGTGA
- a CDS encoding sugar ABC transporter ATP-binding protein has translation MNAAASDLPHQHTGEAILHMTGIEKRFPGVHALKQVEFRLFPGEIHTLMGQNGAGKSTLIKVLTGVHPADAGQIVFAGNTVKLDSPEAAEAAGIRTVYQEVNLCPNLSVAENIYIGRFARKAGRIDWATMHENARALLATLSLDLDVTRALDAYPIAIQQMVAIARALSVDAKVLILDEPTSSLDEDEVQKLFTLLRQLKARGMAILFVTHFLEQTYAVSDRITVLRNGEREGEYLARDLPRLTLIHKMVGREIDPDQLGKPQWADNQPGQTFINAQSISRRGSMQALDLDIRAGEVLGLGGLLGSGRTETARLLFGVDKCESGALNVGGQSARFSSPRDAIKAGIGYCPEDRKSEGIIADLSVRENIILALQARQGLFRYLPRKRQDAIANDYIQHLGIKTPHAEQPIGLLSGGNQQKALLARWLATDPKMLILDEPTRGIDMAAKLEIMDQVLALCRKGLAILFISSEMSEVVRVSNRIAVLRDRHKVGELPAGQTNEHAVFHMIAGGEQ, from the coding sequence ATGAATGCTGCCGCCTCTGACCTGCCGCACCAGCACACCGGTGAGGCCATCTTGCACATGACCGGGATCGAAAAACGCTTTCCCGGCGTGCATGCCCTCAAACAGGTGGAGTTCCGCCTGTTTCCTGGCGAAATCCATACCCTGATGGGCCAGAACGGCGCGGGGAAATCCACGCTGATCAAAGTGCTCACCGGGGTGCACCCGGCGGACGCTGGCCAGATTGTGTTTGCCGGTAACACGGTCAAGCTGGACTCGCCCGAAGCGGCAGAAGCCGCCGGTATCCGCACCGTTTACCAGGAAGTGAACCTCTGCCCCAACCTGTCGGTGGCAGAGAACATCTATATTGGCCGTTTTGCGCGCAAGGCCGGCCGCATTGACTGGGCCACCATGCACGAGAACGCCCGCGCGCTGCTGGCCACGCTCTCGCTGGATCTGGATGTCACCCGCGCGCTGGACGCCTACCCGATTGCCATCCAGCAAATGGTCGCCATTGCCCGTGCGCTGAGCGTGGATGCCAAAGTGCTGATTCTGGATGAGCCGACATCCAGCCTGGATGAAGATGAAGTCCAGAAACTGTTCACCTTGCTGCGGCAACTGAAAGCGCGCGGCATGGCGATTTTGTTCGTGACGCATTTTCTGGAGCAGACCTACGCGGTCTCTGACCGCATTACCGTGCTGCGCAATGGCGAGCGCGAGGGCGAGTATCTGGCGCGTGATCTGCCGCGGCTGACGTTGATCCACAAGATGGTGGGCCGCGAGATCGACCCCGATCAACTGGGCAAACCGCAGTGGGCCGACAACCAGCCTGGCCAGACTTTTATCAATGCGCAAAGCATCAGCCGGCGCGGCAGCATGCAGGCGCTGGATCTGGATATCCGCGCTGGCGAAGTGCTGGGCCTGGGTGGCTTGCTGGGTTCTGGCCGGACCGAGACCGCGCGCTTGCTGTTTGGCGTGGATAAATGCGAAAGCGGCGCTCTGAATGTCGGCGGGCAGAGCGCCCGGTTTTCTTCCCCGCGTGATGCCATCAAGGCCGGCATTGGCTATTGCCCGGAAGACCGCAAATCTGAAGGCATCATTGCCGACCTCTCGGTGCGCGAGAACATCATTCTGGCGCTGCAGGCCCGCCAGGGGCTGTTTCGCTACCTGCCGCGCAAGCGCCAGGACGCCATCGCCAACGATTACATCCAGCATCTGGGCATCAAAACGCCGCATGCCGAGCAGCCCATTGGTCTTTTGTCTGGTGGCAACCAGCAAAAAGCCTTACTGGCACGCTGGCTGGCAACCGACCCGAAAATGCTGATCCTGGACGAACCCACACGCGGCATCGACATGGCCGCCAAGCTGGAGATCATGGATCAGGTGCTGGCGTTGTGCCGCAAGGGCCTGGCGATTTTGTTCATCTCGTCCGAGATGAGCGAGGTGGTACGCGTCAGCAACCGCATTGCGGTGCTGCGCGATCGCCACAAGGTGGGCGAACTGCCCGCCGGCCAGACCAATGAACACGCGGTCTTTCACATGATTGCCGGAGGCGAACAATGA